A stretch of the Balneola vulgaris DSM 17893 genome encodes the following:
- the atpE gene encoding ATP synthase F0 subunit C, with amino-acid sequence MEFAYLAAGLGAGIVAIGAALGIGMIGRAATESIARQPEASGDIRGAMILTAAFIEGVALFGAIICIILALKS; translated from the coding sequence ATGGAATTTGCATACTTAGCAGCAGGTTTAGGAGCTGGAATCGTAGCAATCGGTGCAGCTTTAGGTATCGGAATGATCGGTAGAGCAGCTACTGAGAGTATTGCACGTCAGCCAGAAGCATCTGGAGACATTAGAGGTGCGATGATTCTTACTGCAGCATTCATTGAAGGTGTAGCTCTTTTCGGTGCTATTATTTGTATCATTCTTGCTCTTAAATCATAG
- the atpB gene encoding F0F1 ATP synthase subunit A, whose product MIQTLRRLFLTLLFLSVSTPNLFASAEDEAAKESPIDIMGTVADHDYLKTPFGKIYLPRIFYWENEAGEASLDAFSNSKAAIASGSFEDVDGIVTPVAGSIIVDFSITSHLIYFWLSLGAVFIFTMFARGRYLKGVGRESEPKGAVQNLFEIFFVFIRDEVAKPNIDDRKHAKYVPYLFTVFMVIAFMNIFGLLPWAATATADITVTAVLAVCTFVITQFSGTKDHWGHVFWFPGVPLGVKFLMIPVELIGLITKPFALAIRLFANMMSGKIMIIAILGLIFIFNDMYGTVAAYGVSIFSVVLTAVLYILKLFVSLLQAYIFTLLSAVFIGMAAESHEHDEEHYHAEHTA is encoded by the coding sequence ATGATTCAGACCTTACGTCGTTTGTTTTTAACGCTTCTGTTTTTATCGGTGAGTACCCCTAATTTGTTTGCTTCTGCTGAAGATGAAGCTGCAAAAGAATCTCCAATTGATATCATGGGTACTGTTGCCGATCATGATTATCTAAAAACGCCTTTTGGCAAAATCTACCTACCTAGGATTTTCTATTGGGAAAATGAAGCAGGAGAGGCTAGCCTAGATGCATTCTCAAATAGTAAGGCTGCTATCGCATCAGGTTCTTTTGAAGATGTAGATGGTATTGTAACTCCAGTAGCGGGTAGTATCATTGTTGACTTCTCTATTACTTCACATTTGATATACTTTTGGTTAAGCCTTGGTGCGGTATTCATTTTCACTATGTTTGCTCGCGGTCGCTATTTAAAGGGCGTGGGTAGAGAGTCGGAGCCTAAAGGGGCTGTACAAAACCTTTTCGAAATTTTCTTTGTATTTATTCGCGATGAAGTAGCTAAGCCAAACATCGATGACAGAAAGCACGCTAAGTATGTTCCTTACTTGTTTACTGTATTTATGGTAATTGCTTTCATGAATATTTTTGGTCTATTACCATGGGCTGCAACTGCAACAGCTGATATTACAGTAACTGCTGTATTGGCTGTGTGTACTTTTGTAATTACACAGTTCAGTGGGACTAAAGATCACTGGGGACATGTATTCTGGTTCCCTGGAGTGCCGTTAGGCGTTAAGTTTTTAATGATCCCAGTTGAGTTAATTGGGTTAATCACCAAGCCGTTTGCATTAGCTATTCGTTTATTTGCAAACATGATGTCGGGTAAGATTATGATTATCGCGATTCTTGGCCTAATATTTATTTTCAATGATATGTACGGTACAGTGGCTGCCTACGGAGTAAGTATCTTCTCTGTAGTATTAACAGCAGTTCTATACATCTTGAAGTTGTTTGTGTCGCTACTTCAAGCATACATATTTACATTGCTTTCTGCGGTTTTCATCGGAATGGCAGCGGAAAGTCATGAGCACGACGAAGAACATTACCATGCTGAGCACACAGCATAA
- a CDS encoding M23 family metallopeptidase, which translates to MKSFIQRLYQDRDKVLNILLLDDTRPGQDNSYTIKPKSLFLALGFVSVLLAGFVALIFMLTPLGSLLYSTDEMKIRNEIKGISDRIVALQDSLEVRDQQLQDIKTVIRLNQDTTLSIDERLRQAALDQAAKTTNSSAASVYDINLYDNFGDGYFLTANILSDVPDFPAQPPVEGTISRGYEPMKGHYGIDIASTENEQIKSVADGSVISSGWTIDFGYVISIQHNDGLVSTYKHCSKLYKTKGEKVLKGDILGLIGDTGISSTGPHVHFEIWKNGSSQNPNLYLIF; encoded by the coding sequence ATGAAATCATTTATTCAACGATTATATCAAGACCGAGACAAAGTATTAAACATACTGTTGTTAGATGATACTCGTCCGGGGCAAGATAATTCCTATACCATAAAACCTAAGAGTTTATTCCTTGCACTCGGCTTTGTTTCTGTTTTATTAGCAGGATTTGTGGCACTTATTTTTATGCTTACGCCATTAGGCAGTTTATTGTATAGCACGGATGAGATGAAGATTAGAAATGAAATTAAAGGCATTTCAGATAGAATCGTGGCACTTCAAGATTCATTAGAAGTGAGAGACCAGCAGTTACAGGACATCAAAACTGTGATTAGATTGAATCAGGATACCACACTTTCCATTGATGAACGGTTGAGACAAGCGGCATTAGATCAGGCTGCAAAAACCACCAACAGTTCTGCGGCTTCTGTTTACGACATTAACTTGTATGATAATTTTGGAGATGGCTATTTTTTAACGGCGAATATATTGAGCGATGTGCCTGATTTTCCTGCTCAACCTCCGGTTGAAGGCACTATAAGTAGAGGCTATGAGCCCATGAAAGGGCATTATGGTATTGATATAGCCTCAACAGAAAATGAACAAATAAAAAGCGTAGCTGATGGCAGCGTGATTTCAAGTGGCTGGACTATCGATTTTGGATATGTAATATCAATCCAACATAATGATGGCTTAGTAAGCACCTATAAGCACTGTTCAAAACTTTACAAAACAAAAGGTGAAAAAGTGCTCAAAGGTGATATCTTAGGATTGATAGGGGATACTGGTATCTCGAGTACAGGCCCCCATGTGCACTTTGAAATTTGGAAGAACGGGTCATCACAAAATCCTAATCTGTATCTAATTTTTTAG
- a CDS encoding TolC family protein, with amino-acid sequence MKKFLPIFSLLLISFSLEIQAQDTLQISLQQFLDKAIANSGQIKHANTKVNLAENRVKEAKDQKYLPSLEFRSEHAAVPGVSSPNDFPEKQIYLDPDAKNDWSKIGVYTRLRISGVQPVFTWGSVNKAVHAAELAVKASEFEKDVTEAELTARLFELYYSYVLALEIERLLDDANSKVRQIERSLDEAKSESDSDVDETDVYKFKIFKSQFEIQKAEVEQNLLFVKGVWDYVLRGEDNVTYEPSVRYLEKEAVALQTLDHYKASAFNNRPEIRGLEAGIKALDRYIDFQKAQNLPGLYFGFTTTFASTPIRPRQPNPFISTPENTFNTALGFSIRQNLNLFQVKNKIERSKLEMKRTTLLKTAAQDGIMLEVSEAYKDANLADVKVQRTEEALNTSKEWVRMEQLDYDFGIGEVKDLIDAMKMELELRLKEKEYIFELNTSMVKLNKAAGLPLVQPQNN; translated from the coding sequence ATGAAGAAATTCTTACCTATTTTCAGTCTCTTGTTAATCTCATTTTCATTGGAGATTCAAGCTCAAGACACCCTTCAAATCTCGCTTCAACAATTTTTAGATAAGGCTATAGCCAACTCTGGACAAATTAAGCACGCTAATACGAAAGTAAATTTAGCTGAAAACCGTGTTAAAGAGGCCAAAGATCAAAAATACTTACCTAGCCTAGAGTTTAGATCCGAACATGCGGCTGTACCAGGTGTTAGCTCCCCCAACGACTTCCCTGAAAAACAAATTTATTTAGATCCAGATGCCAAAAACGATTGGTCGAAAATAGGGGTCTATACCCGATTAAGAATTTCGGGTGTTCAACCCGTTTTTACATGGGGTTCTGTGAACAAAGCTGTGCATGCTGCAGAATTAGCGGTTAAGGCCTCAGAATTTGAAAAAGATGTTACAGAAGCTGAATTAACAGCTCGTCTTTTCGAATTGTATTACAGTTACGTATTAGCACTTGAGATTGAGCGTTTGCTAGATGACGCAAATTCAAAAGTAAGGCAGATAGAGCGTAGTTTGGATGAAGCCAAAAGTGAATCAGATAGTGATGTTGATGAAACAGATGTCTATAAATTTAAGATCTTTAAATCTCAATTTGAGATTCAAAAAGCGGAGGTTGAACAGAATCTTCTCTTTGTTAAAGGCGTTTGGGACTATGTATTAAGAGGTGAGGATAATGTTACTTACGAGCCTTCAGTTCGATATCTCGAAAAAGAAGCGGTTGCTCTTCAAACACTTGATCATTACAAAGCTAGTGCATTTAATAATAGGCCTGAAATTCGAGGTTTAGAAGCCGGTATTAAGGCTTTAGATCGTTATATAGACTTTCAAAAAGCGCAAAATTTACCAGGGCTTTATTTTGGCTTTACTACCACTTTCGCTTCCACACCTATCCGTCCTCGTCAGCCTAATCCATTTATAAGCACACCTGAGAATACTTTTAATACTGCATTAGGCTTTAGTATTCGTCAGAATTTAAACCTGTTTCAGGTGAAGAATAAGATTGAACGTAGTAAACTAGAGATGAAGCGGACTACATTACTTAAGACGGCAGCTCAAGATGGTATTATGTTGGAAGTAAGTGAAGCTTATAAAGATGCGAATCTAGCAGATGTCAAAGTTCAGAGAACCGAAGAAGCATTAAATACTTCTAAAGAATGGGTTCGTATGGAACAACTAGATTATGACTTTGGTATAGGTGAAGTTAAGGACCTCATCGACGCAATGAAGATGGAACTCGAATTAAGGCTAAAAGAAAAAGAGTATATTTTTGAATTGAATACTTCGATGGTAAAACTAAATAAAGCGGCAGGTCTTCCGTTAGTACAGCCTCAAAATAACTAA
- the atpH gene encoding ATP synthase F1 subunit delta: MLVSKSARRYAVALLGVSKEQNSLDTVLEDILTIQATLVGSKELVNFLKSPIVKPDDKKAALSAIFSDKVSKLVSQFIDLVAQKGRENILFEITKSFVDVYNKDAGIITVEVKSAKQLGDSQVIELTKMLERTTSKKVNLSLKEEADLKGGISVKIGDTVFDATVKHKLEQLENKFLASSVE; encoded by the coding sequence ATGTTGGTATCAAAATCAGCACGCCGTTACGCCGTAGCACTTCTTGGAGTATCTAAAGAGCAAAACTCTTTGGATACAGTTCTGGAAGATATACTTACGATTCAGGCTACTTTAGTAGGTTCTAAGGAATTAGTTAATTTCTTAAAGAGCCCTATAGTTAAGCCCGACGATAAGAAAGCGGCGTTATCTGCTATTTTTAGTGATAAGGTTTCAAAATTAGTATCTCAGTTTATCGATTTGGTAGCCCAAAAAGGTAGAGAGAATATCTTATTTGAGATAACCAAGTCTTTTGTTGATGTATACAACAAAGATGCCGGTATTATCACTGTTGAAGTTAAATCAGCAAAGCAATTAGGTGATTCTCAAGTAATTGAGCTAACTAAAATGCTTGAAAGAACAACTTCAAAAAAAGTAAACCTTTCTTTAAAAGAAGAAGCCGACCTTAAAGGTGGTATTTCGGTAAAGATTGGTGATACCGTATTTGATGCTACTGTTAAGCATAAATTAGAACAGCTTGAAAATAAATTCCTCGCCTCGTCGGTGGAATAG
- a CDS encoding bactofilin family protein, whose protein sequence is MFNSNKASNKVSNTTNQSPSVNIISEGTKLKGNIHSNSDIRISGTIIGEAVSKGKMIITNEGEVKGNITSSDADIAGRVEGDVRVNSKLVLRKNSVIDGNIFTKSLIVEEGAQINGTCKMGADLKSITQNNDAEYAEETKLKSAK, encoded by the coding sequence ATGTTTAATTCAAACAAAGCGAGTAATAAAGTGAGTAATACAACGAATCAAAGCCCCTCGGTTAATATTATAAGTGAAGGCACAAAACTGAAAGGGAATATTCATTCCAACTCGGATATTCGTATTAGTGGAACCATAATTGGTGAAGCGGTCTCGAAAGGAAAAATGATTATTACCAATGAGGGTGAAGTAAAAGGAAATATCACTTCTTCTGATGCAGACATTGCAGGCCGTGTAGAAGGGGATGTACGTGTAAATAGTAAGTTAGTACTTCGAAAGAACTCTGTAATTGACGGTAATATTTTCACGAAGTCGCTTATTGTTGAAGAAGGCGCTCAAATTAATGGTACTTGTAAGATGGGTGCCGATTTGAAATCAATCACACAGAATAACGACGCTGAATACGCAGAAGAAACCAAGTTAAAATCAGCGAAGTAA
- a CDS encoding AtpZ/AtpI family protein: MPKEYAEYLGLGAEIAASLFIPIISGYFIDQYFDTSPIAMLIGVAVGVGIFFSLMIRVSRTFTSSNKNEDRSDD, translated from the coding sequence ATGCCCAAAGAATACGCCGAGTATCTTGGGCTTGGAGCTGAAATAGCGGCTTCACTCTTTATCCCTATCATATCCGGTTATTTTATTGACCAATATTTTGATACCTCTCCGATTGCTATGCTCATTGGCGTAGCAGTAGGTGTAGGTATTTTTTTTTCACTCATGATCCGAGTTTCTCGTACCTTTACAAGCTCAAATAAAAACGAAGATCGAAGTGATGATTAA
- the atpG gene encoding ATP synthase F1 subunit gamma yields the protein MANLRDIRNRISSVNNTQQITKAMKMVAAAKLRKAQDRMTKTRPYAAKIQDVVGRLAENTNVQNPLVEIAEERSNLLFIIIGSDRGLCGGFNNNLFKEVEKQLNSTFIEQLEAGTISLVTVGKKATAHFTKRKYNVIESFPGFFDSIEYDATSAIMEKATEQFVAGTFDEVYIAFNEFKSVIAQNRKVEKVLPIDPKSFGRNFESEGDTKSTNDYIYEPDSEAILNKLLPLHLNIQLWKAVLESNASEQGARMSAMDSATENAKDLERSLKLQYNQARQSAITTEISEIVSGAQALSD from the coding sequence ATGGCCAACTTACGCGACATACGGAATCGAATTAGTTCTGTAAACAATACGCAGCAGATCACCAAAGCAATGAAGATGGTGGCTGCTGCAAAGCTTAGAAAAGCTCAGGACAGAATGACCAAAACACGTCCTTATGCTGCTAAGATTCAAGACGTTGTAGGTCGTTTGGCTGAAAACACGAATGTTCAGAACCCATTAGTTGAAATTGCTGAAGAACGTTCAAACTTATTGTTCATCATTATTGGATCTGATCGCGGATTATGTGGTGGATTCAATAACAACTTGTTCAAAGAAGTAGAGAAGCAATTAAACTCTACCTTTATTGAGCAGTTGGAAGCGGGTACTATTTCATTAGTTACGGTTGGTAAAAAAGCTACGGCTCACTTTACTAAGAGAAAGTACAATGTTATTGAAAGTTTCCCAGGCTTCTTCGACAGTATTGAATATGACGCAACTTCAGCAATCATGGAAAAAGCTACTGAGCAATTTGTAGCTGGTACCTTTGATGAGGTTTATATAGCATTCAACGAATTTAAGTCTGTAATTGCGCAGAATAGAAAGGTAGAGAAGGTGCTCCCGATCGACCCTAAAAGTTTTGGAAGAAATTTTGAATCTGAGGGTGACACTAAATCTACAAATGACTATATTTACGAGCCTGATTCGGAAGCGATTCTTAATAAGCTTTTGCCTCTACATTTGAACATTCAATTGTGGAAAGCAGTGCTAGAATCAAATGCTTCAGAGCAGGGTGCACGAATGTCTGCGATGGATAGTGCAACAGAGAATGCGAAAGATTTAGAGCGTTCATTGAAGTTGCAATATAACCAAGCACGTCAGAGTGCAATCACTACTGAGATATCCGAGATTGTATCGGGTGCTCAAGCACTTAGTGACTAA
- the atpA gene encoding F0F1 ATP synthase subunit alpha encodes MSQVRPDEVSAILRKQLSGFDNEADVYDVGTVLEVGDGIARVYGLSNVQAGELVELPDSKDEGGNNIKGMVLNLEEDNVGIVLFGSSSSVKEGHTVKRTKDIASINVGEGVLGRVIDPLGNPIDGKGPILGDTIKLPLERKAPGVIYREPVAEPLQTGIKAIDSLIPIGRGQRELIIGDRQTGKTSVAIDTILNQKATQDSENPVFCIYVAIGQKGSTVAGIRQVLEENGAMDYTVVVSAPASSSAPMQYIAPFAGAAVGEYIRDTGRHALVIYDDLSKQAVAYREMSLLLKRPPGREAYPGDVFYLHSRLLERSAKIINDDKVAQSMNNIPEELKPMVKGGGSLTALPVIETQAGDVSAYIPTNVISITDGQIFLDTDLFNSGIRPAIDVGTSVSRVGGSAQVKSMKKLSGTLKLDLAQYRELEAFAKFGSDLDPATQAQLKKGERTVELLKQDVYQPLPVEREIALLKINDEGLLNKLPVESIREFETQFLETVLAKHDKEMASLAKSGVLSDELGQSFINIANTVIDQILASQEA; translated from the coding sequence ATGAGCCAAGTCAGACCAGACGAAGTTTCAGCCATTTTACGTAAACAATTAAGCGGTTTCGACAACGAAGCTGATGTTTATGATGTGGGTACCGTACTAGAAGTAGGTGATGGTATTGCACGTGTATATGGCCTTTCTAATGTACAAGCCGGTGAGCTTGTAGAATTACCGGATTCAAAAGATGAAGGCGGTAACAATATCAAAGGTATGGTTCTTAACCTTGAAGAAGATAACGTGGGTATTGTACTCTTCGGTTCTTCAAGCTCTGTTAAAGAGGGTCACACCGTAAAACGTACCAAAGATATCGCCTCAATTAATGTTGGTGAAGGTGTTCTTGGTCGTGTAATTGATCCGCTTGGTAATCCTATCGACGGAAAAGGTCCTATTCTAGGTGATACTATTAAGTTACCACTGGAGCGTAAAGCACCAGGTGTAATTTATAGAGAGCCTGTTGCAGAACCTCTTCAAACTGGTATTAAAGCGATTGACTCGTTAATTCCTATTGGTCGTGGCCAGCGTGAGCTTATCATTGGTGACCGCCAAACTGGTAAAACGTCTGTAGCTATTGATACTATTCTAAACCAAAAAGCTACCCAGGATTCTGAAAATCCAGTATTCTGTATTTATGTAGCAATTGGTCAGAAAGGCTCTACAGTAGCTGGTATTCGTCAGGTGCTAGAAGAAAACGGAGCGATGGATTACACAGTTGTTGTATCTGCTCCTGCAAGTTCTTCTGCTCCTATGCAGTACATCGCGCCATTTGCTGGTGCAGCTGTAGGTGAGTACATCCGTGATACTGGGCGTCATGCATTGGTTATTTACGATGATCTTTCTAAGCAAGCTGTTGCATACCGTGAAATGTCACTCCTTCTGAAGCGTCCTCCAGGGCGTGAAGCATACCCAGGTGATGTATTCTATCTTCATAGTCGTTTATTAGAGAGATCTGCAAAGATTATTAACGACGATAAGGTTGCTCAGTCAATGAACAACATTCCTGAAGAGTTAAAACCTATGGTAAAAGGTGGTGGTTCATTAACAGCACTTCCTGTTATTGAAACTCAAGCAGGCGACGTTTCAGCGTATATTCCAACTAACGTAATTTCGATTACGGATGGTCAGATCTTCCTTGATACTGATTTGTTTAACTCGGGTATTCGCCCAGCAATTGATGTGGGTACTTCTGTATCTCGTGTGGGTGGTTCTGCACAGGTGAAATCAATGAAGAAACTTTCTGGTACATTGAAGCTTGATTTAGCTCAGTACCGTGAGTTAGAAGCCTTTGCGAAATTTGGATCTGACTTAGACCCTGCTACTCAAGCTCAACTTAAGAAAGGTGAGCGTACTGTTGAGTTATTAAAGCAAGATGTGTATCAGCCACTGCCAGTAGAGCGTGAAATTGCACTTCTAAAAATTAATGACGAAGGGTTATTAAATAAGCTTCCTGTTGAATCGATTCGTGAATTCGAAACTCAATTCCTTGAAACAGTATTAGCTAAACACGACAAAGAAATGGCTTCATTAGCTAAATCTGGTGTGTTAAGTGATGAGCTTGGACAAAGCTTCATCAATATTGCAAATACTGTAATTGATCAAATCTTAGCATCACAAGAAGCTTAA
- a CDS encoding glycosyltransferase, whose protein sequence is MLIFAPYFPPRKRVGAIRPYRFAKHLNKMGWRVTVMCIHSKGTLDERTSAELEGVEILSLKPPLDRTESSTSKSSSKKASSASESKLTQWFDQQFPLDTWWPFFRAKRNEIEEHIHAINPDIIWSTSDPWSGGYVIGQIAVSMNKPWVADFRDPWTLCDVRFPKKGKLAQWFEKKAERWMMKHADHVTFTAHKTATKYKKQYPKLDASVIYNSFDLDHFDQQKTHTPEVSNKLRVLFLGAFRDLSNAELILNVLEKAMSINEEVAKCIEIHSYAALTGADKEKAENLGVTHQFIVRDKVPVTQVPQEINQADVLLLSTQPDRTDIIPAKLWDYLPAEKPIISLVQNSEVKEILLETDRGEQFDIQNLEAAANQLIRYAEGRLKGNDVPSRPGKTEVISTYDAKQRAAELSTVLKKVIDHVG, encoded by the coding sequence GTGTTAATATTCGCGCCTTATTTTCCCCCAAGAAAAAGGGTTGGGGCTATTCGTCCGTATAGGTTTGCCAAGCACCTGAATAAAATGGGGTGGCGCGTTACAGTGATGTGCATTCATAGTAAAGGAACATTAGATGAGCGCACAAGCGCAGAACTGGAAGGGGTCGAAATACTTTCACTTAAACCGCCTTTAGATAGAACGGAGTCGTCAACTTCAAAATCTTCCAGTAAAAAAGCATCTTCGGCTTCAGAATCGAAATTGACGCAATGGTTCGATCAACAGTTTCCTTTAGACACTTGGTGGCCGTTTTTTAGAGCCAAGAGAAATGAGATAGAAGAGCATATACATGCTATCAATCCAGATATCATTTGGAGTACTTCAGATCCTTGGTCGGGTGGTTATGTAATTGGTCAAATAGCGGTATCCATGAATAAACCTTGGGTTGCAGATTTTAGAGACCCATGGACACTTTGTGATGTTCGATTCCCGAAAAAAGGTAAGTTGGCCCAATGGTTCGAAAAGAAAGCCGAACGATGGATGATGAAGCATGCAGATCATGTTACCTTTACGGCCCATAAAACCGCAACTAAATATAAAAAGCAGTATCCGAAACTAGATGCTTCGGTTATTTATAATAGCTTTGATTTAGACCATTTTGATCAACAAAAAACACATACACCTGAGGTTAGTAATAAACTCAGAGTGCTCTTCTTAGGGGCATTCCGAGATCTTTCTAATGCGGAATTGATATTAAATGTGCTAGAAAAGGCGATGTCTATCAATGAAGAAGTAGCGAAGTGTATTGAAATTCATAGTTATGCAGCATTAACGGGCGCAGATAAGGAAAAGGCGGAGAATTTGGGAGTAACACATCAGTTTATAGTCAGAGATAAAGTTCCCGTAACTCAAGTCCCTCAGGAGATCAATCAAGCCGATGTTCTGCTACTAAGTACACAACCCGATCGGACGGATATCATACCAGCAAAACTGTGGGATTATCTTCCAGCAGAAAAGCCTATTATTTCATTGGTTCAAAATAGCGAAGTGAAAGAGATTTTGTTAGAAACAGACCGAGGTGAACAATTTGATATTCAAAATTTGGAAGCGGCTGCAAATCAATTGATAAGATATGCTGAAGGCAGATTAAAGGGAAATGATGTACCTAGTAGGCCGGGAAAAACTGAAGTCATCTCAACATATGATGCAAAGCAACGAGCAGCTGAACTATCCACTGTTTTAAAAAAGGTTATAGATCATGTCGGCTAA
- the atpF gene encoding F0F1 ATP synthase subunit B translates to MIFLLAGGGGLLSFNTGFAWWILISLVLFVVIMSKFAVPPIMKALDERETKIKESLESAEVALAKAEEISKDNEKALREAEAKAQQIRKEALEEAEILRTERISKAKDEAAQIIDQAKATIEQEKKQALMELRNEVAQLAVKSASIIIDAELDNEKNNKLVDNFINDLSKN, encoded by the coding sequence ATGATTTTTCTCTTAGCAGGCGGAGGCGGGCTTTTATCATTTAACACAGGGTTTGCTTGGTGGATTCTAATTAGTTTGGTGCTCTTTGTAGTCATCATGTCTAAATTTGCAGTTCCACCAATCATGAAAGCTCTGGATGAGAGAGAGACTAAAATTAAAGAGTCTCTTGAATCAGCAGAAGTAGCATTAGCGAAAGCTGAGGAAATCTCAAAAGACAATGAGAAGGCCCTTCGCGAAGCTGAAGCTAAGGCACAACAAATCCGAAAGGAAGCTTTAGAAGAAGCCGAAATCCTCCGAACCGAGCGTATCTCGAAAGCCAAGGATGAGGCTGCTCAAATCATAGATCAAGCGAAAGCTACTATTGAGCAGGAAAAGAAGCAGGCACTTATGGAACTTCGTAACGAAGTTGCACAGCTAGCTGTAAAATCTGCTTCTATCATCATAGATGCAGAGTTGGATAACGAAAAGAATAATAAGCTGGTCGATAATTTTATTAACGACTTGTCTAAAAATTAA
- a CDS encoding MlaC/ttg2D family ABC transporter substrate-binding protein — protein MKNFILLSLSLILVIGSSQNVQAQTPSTEIQNMLEERDQEIKTLLGPKGSEYTDQQRNKLKDIINGVIDFKAMATYALGDTYSTLDEATQVEFVELFATIVRDQSLNKLDIYRADVSYKSIDVNADKARVETLAVLDEVRTPLYYTMKKEDGEWVITDMIIDDVSTAESYNKQFQRIINKRGFDALMSSLRKRAARG, from the coding sequence ATGAAGAACTTTATTTTATTATCACTCTCGTTAATTTTAGTAATTGGAAGCAGTCAAAATGTACAGGCTCAAACTCCAAGTACTGAAATTCAAAATATGTTAGAAGAGCGTGATCAAGAGATTAAAACATTATTAGGACCTAAGGGTTCTGAATACACTGATCAGCAGCGCAATAAGCTAAAAGACATCATCAACGGTGTAATAGATTTTAAAGCTATGGCCACTTACGCATTGGGTGATACTTATAGCACTTTAGATGAGGCTACTCAGGTAGAATTTGTAGAATTATTCGCCACTATTGTCAGAGATCAGTCTTTAAATAAGTTAGATATCTACAGAGCAGATGTGAGTTATAAATCTATTGATGTAAATGCCGATAAAGCTCGTGTTGAGACTCTTGCAGTATTGGACGAAGTTAGAACTCCATTGTATTACACGATGAAAAAGGAAGATGGTGAGTGGGTAATTACAGATATGATTATCGATGATGTATCTACAGCAGAATCTTATAACAAACAGTTTCAGCGTATTATTAATAAACGCGGCTTTGACGCATTAATGTCTAGCTTAAGAAAAAGGGCGGCTAGAGGTTAG